Proteins encoded in a region of the Populus alba chromosome 13, ASM523922v2, whole genome shotgun sequence genome:
- the LOC118028211 gene encoding formiminotransferase cyclodeaminase-like protein: protein MNSQSQLSSIEDIFDSSLNLEETHFKEGYNEGYSQGLMSGKEEAEQTGLKMGFGIGEELGFYRGCVDVWNSAILVDPNRFSTRLKESIKKMEELIEKYPVLDPEDERVTEIMDSLRLKFRVIRAGLGVKLEYDGYPKPKEIEFGGEIMLKLMLACCKVYISESRNKVALESIERAAKLFPEAPIVNKFEDVTYNRVGYTLVSSLAPKPSLDSCALKDAVLAMVKAALETIDFGLHCGSHPRLGVVDHICFHPLAQSSLDQAAGIAKSLAVDVGSSLQVPTFLYGAANVEGRTLDSIRRELGYFKPNSGNQWAGGPNSESLPLKPDEGPAEVNQAKGVLVIGATRWVDNYNIPVISTDIAAVRRIAKRVSGRGGGLLSVQAMALAHGNDVIEVACNLLEPSNVGGEMVQQEVERLAEEEGMAVGKGYFTDFSQDKIIENYLKLCPLI, encoded by the exons ATGAATTCTCAATCTCAATTAAGCTCCATTGAAGACATCTTTGATTCCTCACTAAATTTAGAGGAAACCCATTTCAAAGAAGGCTACAATGAAGGCTACAGCCAAGGGTTAATGTCTGGAAAAGAAGAAGCGGAACAAACGGGCCTGAAAATGGGCTTTGGAATCGGTGAAGAACTCGGGTTTTATCGTGGCTGTGTTGATGTATGGAATTCTGCTATTCTTGTTGACCCGAACCGGTTCTCTACCCGGTTGAAGGAGTCTATTAAGAAGATGGAGGAGTTGATTGAGAAATACCCGGTTTTAGACCCGGAAGATGAGAGAGTGACTGAGATTATGGATAGTTTGAGGTTGAAGTTTCGGGTTATAAGGGCGGGTTTGGGTGTGAAATTGGAGTATGATGGGTACCCAAAACCAAAGGAAATCGAGTTT GGAGGAGAAATTATGTTGAAGTTGATGCTTGCTTGCTGTAAGGTATACATATCTGAAAGCAGAAACAAAGTGGCATTGGAATCAATTGAAAGAGCTGCAAAGCTATTCCCTGAAGCACCTATTGTTAATAAGTTTGAAGATGTGACTTATAATAGAGTTGGCTACACTCTTGTCTCGAGTTTGGCTCCAAAACCATCTTTAGACTCATGTGCTTTGAAGGATGCTGTGCTTGCTATGGTTAAAGCTGCTCTGGAAACTATTGATTTCGGATTGCATTGTGGAAGTCATCCCCGTCTCGGTGTTGTTGATCACATTTGCTTTCATCCCTTGGCTCAATCATCTTTAGACCAGGCAGCTGGGATTGCGAAGTCTCTGGCAGTAGACGTTGGCTCTAGTCTTCAAG TCCCCACATTTCTATATGGAGCTGCCAATGTTGAAGGGAGAACACTCGATTCAATCAGAAGAGAGCTGGGTTATTTCAAGCCAAATTCTGGAAACCAATGGGCAGGTGGGCCCAATTCAGAGTCCTTGCCACTGAAGCCAGATGAAGGTCCAGCTGAAGTGAATCAAGCAAAAGGTGTTCTTGTAATTGGAGCAACCAGGTGGGTTGACAACTACAATATCCCTGTCATCTCCACTGATATTGCTGCTGTTCGTCGAATTGCAAAACGTGTTAGTGGGAGAGGAGGCGGACTTCTATCTGTTCAAGCAATGGCACTTGCACATGGTAATGATGTCATTGAGGTTGCTTGTAACTTGTTGGAACCAAGTAATGTGGGAGGAGAGATGGTTCAGCAAGAAGTTGAGAGACTCGCAGAGGAGGAGGGTATGGCTGTGGGGAAGGGATATTTTACAGATTTCTCACaggataaaataattgaaaattactTGAAGTTGTGTCCCCTAATCTAA
- the LOC118028207 gene encoding uncharacterized protein produces MAMGGSHKGNGNGNRGKPYGLMLLLAFAAALLGVMVLHKLRERRIFNLLVEEKGQELVSLQLLLQKEGQRSKEMKRKSEEMKAKIYSLRIQKMELDRRLLEMQSTIGSMKDEQKIMESALEEKQSEIKMLRETNKGAQKETLQMEVLRESLKQKEAEIEDLKHRLEYPAKIWSVSTDDPSSPPVNRTVTLNMTSENKTGAGKSEEEVLLQESANDSNGLNSTRGNGGNTTSINQEQVGDTATVQNASESKVAIPDMIEEHREEQLQMLGGSRNGRAIGINNDQVYKSESSQEKGTYGSGEENNASNATETNVSRIGRVSKIADADNEEKSKDGEEHKVTRDGKLELENVQEAEGHQETFRGGVKLKMMDNSRNTSKEKYRHASRVRGKRGEMGTRNRLLEIRNHENNGAEKMRSRKSPTDDQGRPMDREEGRASNDGKTEEIRKAVDSSDGKTMEHQTHEDSKDLQNKQGKDGKNHQMSEDHETLKRLRIAHDSKELTNGSLDGQPGNIRSNDRKQSLDKGQQHEDRQQASGTQESRNSSIMNDKENSNEQVKPIRKHEKQEQTEDSDTEQETDGGAGYFYKDSFSDFEEDKEEYREETDEFEF; encoded by the exons ATGGCTATGGGGGGGTCCCACAAAGGAAACGGCAATGGAAATAGAGGGAAGCCATATGGGTTGATGTTGCTTTTAGCATTTGCGGCTGCTTTGCTCGGCGTTATGGTGCTACACAAGCTCAGAGAGAGACGCATCTTCAACCTCCTTGTCGAAGAGAAGGGCCAAGAGCTCGTTTCCCTTCAGCTTCTCTTGCAG AAGGAAGGACAACGCAGCAAAGAAATGAAGAGGAAGAGTGAAGAGATGAAAGCAAAGATTTACTCTCTAAGAATCCAAAAGATGGAGCTCGACAGGCGGCTTCTGGAGATGCAGTCTACGATTGGTTCTATGAAGGATGAACAAAAGATTATGGAGTCTGCACTCGAGGAGAAGCAAAGTGAGATCAAAATGCTAAGAGAGACGAACAAAGGTGCACAGAAAGAAACTCTTCAAATGGAAGTACTTAGAGAAAGTCTGAAACAAAAGGAAGCTGAAATTGAGGATTTGAAGCACCGTCTTGAATACCCAGCTAAGATATGGTCGGTCAGCACAGATGACCCATCGAGCCCACCTGTAAACAGGACTGTGACCTTGAATATGACAAGCGAGAATAAGACAGGGGCTGGAAAGAGTGAAGAAGAGGTTCTGTTGCAAGAATCTGCAAATGATAGTAATGGTTTGAATTCAACAAGAGGTAATGGAGGCAACACTACATCCATCAATCAAGAACAGGTGGGTGACACTGCCACAGTTCAAAATGCAAGTGAAAGCAAGGTAGCAATTCCTGACATGATAGAAGAGCACAGGGAAGAGCAGTTGCAGATGCTTGGAGGCTCCAGAAATGGAAGAGCCATTGGAATTAATAATGATCAAGTGTACAAAAGTGAAAGTTCTCAAGAGAAGGGCACTTATGGTTCGGGCGAGGAAAATAATGCTTCAAATGCAACTGAGACGAACGTGAGCAGGATTGGAAGAGTATCAAAAATTGCAGATGCAGATAATGAAGAGAAATCAAAGGATGGTGAAGAGCATAAAGTTACCCGAGATGGGAAGCTGGAACTCGAAAATGTTCAGGAGGCAGAAGGTCATCAAGAAACTTTTAGGGGTGGTGTGAAGTTGAAAATGATGGACAACTCCAGAAATACGAGCAAGGAGAAATACCGCCATGCTAGCAGAGTAAGAGGAAAGAGAGGGGAAATGGGTACCAGGAATAGGCTGCTGGAGATTAGAAATCATGAAAACAATGGGGCTGAGAAGATGAGAAGTAGGAAGTCTCCTACTGATGATCAAGGAAGACCGATGGACAGAGAAGAGGGAAGAGCGTCCAATGATGGAAAAACAGAAGAAATAAGGAAGGCAGTGGATTCTTCTGATGGTAAAACAATGGAGCATCAAACCCATGAAGACTCTAAAGATCTGCAAAACAAACAGGGGAAAGATGGTAAAAATCACCAGATGAGTGAAGACCATGAGACATTGAAAAGGCTCCGGATAGCTCATGACAGCAAAGAGCTGACAAATGGAAGCCTTGATGGCCAGCCTGGTAACATCAGAAGCAATGACAGGAAACAGAGCCTGGATAAAGGCCAACAACATGAAGATCGACAACAAGCCAGTGGCACGCAAGAAAGCAGAAACAGCAGCATTATGAACGACAAAGAAAACAGTAATGAACAAGTGAAACCAATCAGAAAGcatgaaaaacaagaacaaacagaGGATTCAGATACAGAACAGGAGACAGATGGAGGAGCTGGATATTTTTACAAGGACTCATTTTCTgattttgaagaagataaagaagAGTACAGAGAGGAAACGGACGAGTTCGAGTTCTAG